The Elusimicrobiota bacterium genome contains the following window.
TAGAAATACGGAACCCGGAACTGGAATTTGTAAAGCCGGGAAAGGTGGTACATAAAAACGTGTGTTCAATTTCCGGGAAACTGGCAAATCTGTATTGTAAACACAGTATAGAAGAAGTGTTTGTTAAATATACCGTTCCTAAACAGGTATGTGATATTCACCGGTTGTACCGGATTGATAAACGGAACGGTTTGATTGCTGGTGATGATTGTCCCGCGGAGTGTGTGGAAGAAAAGGTGTATGAAGTATATCCTATACCGTACTACGACTGGGTAAATAATTCGGGGTTGGAACTTCCTCCGGTAAAAGTGTCTGAGTTAACGATAAATAATAAAAATGGAAGGATACGGTATGATATTGAATCTCCTCTGGACGGGGATATATACAAAATAGATCCTGTCTTACGAAGGGAGTATCAGGTTATTAAGTTTAAACCTGTTATCGATGAATCCGTAGTATCAATACGCTGGATGGTGGATAATCAATCGTATCCCGCGGAACAATACCCGTTTACGTTATCCTGGAAATTGGCAGAGGGGAAACATAAAATATGGTTCGATGCGGTACGGAATAACGGGCAGTTGGTACAAAGCAACAATGTTAATATAATAGTTGTTAACTAAATAGATTTGTATTCCGTCGTGACCAATTCCTGTTTTGACTTACCACACACATTTAGTAGAATATTCTCACATTCGCAATCAAAATATTGGCTAAATTTACGGCTACTCATCCTATTTTCAATGAGAATATGAATTACTGATTTATAGCTCACTATTTTATATAATACACTTTATGTTTATAAGAAAGTTTGTGCACAGAATACAAATATTATGTTCTGTGGTTATACTGTTTTTTGTGTTAACCACATTATACCCAGTGGTCTGCGCGGGGAAAGAAAAAACGCCTCAGGCAAGTATTGTCCATGTCCTACTTGCTACAGGGGATACGGTTACACTAAGGAATATTACGAAGGATGGGAAAAAATATGTTTCCATCGAAAACGTGGCGTCTATCTACAAAAGTAAAGTTCACTGGTATCCTGTCTCCGGGAAGGTTATTCTTACTATTAACAAAGCAAAACTTGAATTTATCGCCGGGCGGTCTGACCTGCGGATCGGGGATAACCGCGTAAAGCTTACTTCCAAAATACTGTTTTATAAAAGTAATATCTGGGTACCGCTTGAGTTGTTGGATAACAAGTATTGGAAACAATTAACTAATTCGTCAATCATAGGTAAGGATACAGGTAAAACTTTAGTTCCGGAAGAAAAGTTTGATATCTACGACCCCAGGATATATTCAACATCGGACCGGACAAAATGCGTGTTTGAACTCGGGAAGGAGTTGGAGTACCAGGTTATTGTATCCACAATACCGGGGGTATACTCATTCCATGCAAAAAAAGCTAAGGCTGAAGGCGGGACTCATAAGGTTGTTACTTCAGATAATATTATTAAGTCATTAAGAGTATTACAACAAAAAGACGGTGCGGTGTACCAGATTGGTTTCCAAAGCGCGACAGTAACGGAATTACAGACAGTGAATGACGATACCGGGCGGAAGCTTTTACTTGAATTTATCAGAATACCCGCCGGCCCTGTGCAGGTAGTAATTCCGAGCCAAACTCAGGATATTATTAATAACACTATGGCACAGGCACAGCAGGGGTTAGGGAAAGAAAGCGCGGCAGTAGCTCAACCCAAAGAACCTGTGATACAGGCATCTATAGCATTACCTCAAAAACGTGTAGTCCGCAAAATTATGATCGATCCCGGGCATGGGGGTAAGGATTGCGGTGCGATCGGGCCAAAAGGTGTTTTTGAGAAGGATTTGGTGTTAGACTACTCAAAGGAGCTCGCTAAAATATTGAAGGATGAGTATAAGTACGAAGTGATCCTTACCCGCACAACTGATGAGTTTATACCGTTATCCGTCCGTACGGAGATGGCAAACACGGAGAAAGCGGATATCTTCATCAGTGTGCACTGTAACGCGTCATACTCAAGGATGGATAACGGGTTTGAAGTGTACTTCTTATCGGAGAACGCGAGTGATGCCGCAGCGGAAGCTGTTGCAAAACTTGAAAACGCAGTGGTGCAGCTCGAAGATCCGGGTTCATTAAAGAAGTTTGAAGTTGATAAAATACTGTGTTCTCTGGAAACAAATGTGTATATGAACCAGTCAAGCGAACTATCCGGGATTATGAAACGCGAAGTTGATAACCTTAGTTGGCTGGTACGGAATAACGGTGTGAAACAGGCAAGTTTTTTTGTCCTCCGCGGGACACGTATGCCGGCGGTACTTCTTGAAGCTGCATATCTTTCAAACCCGGCGGAGGAACGTAAACTTACTGAACGCAGGATGAAGACCAATATGGTAGACGCCTGGGCACGCGCAGTGGTAACCTACGAGAAAAGGATGAGTGAAAATGGTAACCTCAAAAAGTGATAGTAGATTAAGTTCAGAGAGTTTTGCATATCAACCGGTTGGCGTGTTTGATTCCGGTGTTGGCGGGTTGACCGTAGTAAAAGAACTTATCCGTCAAGTACCCAGGGAAAATGTTATTTACGTTGGGGATACTGCGCATGTGCCGTATGGTACAAAATCAGCGGTAAAAGTAACGGAGTTGTCATTGGCAATCACGCGGTTTCTTGTGAAGCAGCATATAAAACTTCTTGTGGTTGCCTGTAATACAGCATCCGCGCTTGCGCTTGAAGCGCTACAAAAAAAGTATCCTTTACTAAAAATTGTTGGGGTGATAACTCCTGGTGCTGGTGAAGCTGTCCGCCATACGCATAACTTGCGAGTGGGAGTTATAGGTACCGCCGGGACGATAAACAGCGGGGCATACAAAAAACATATTAACCGCCTGAATAAAGCTATTAAAGTATACTCCTATCCATGCCCGTTATTTGTTCCACTTGCGGAGGAAGGATGGGGAAATACAGAAGTTGCGTACTTAACCGCAGAGGAGTACCTAAAACCTGTTAAAAGTAAAGATGTGGATGTTCTGGTCTTAGGATGTACTCATTACCCATTATTAAAACCTACCCTCGCGAAAGTTATGGGTGCAAAAGTTAAACTTGTAGATTCCGCATCAGCGACTGCCGCTGCGGTTAAAACAATCCTTACGGTAAAAGGTTTACTCGCTCCGGGTAAACATAAGGGATGGCAAAGGTTTTATGTTACGGATGACCCGGGTAAGTTTAACCTCCTGGGTAGCAGGTTTTTGAAGCGTATAATCAGAAGTACAAAACTTGTGGATATTGGGCAATAGAGGAGGGGGAGTTTATTTATATGTACGAAATTTATGTGGAGTCAACCTTTTCATCAGCGCATAAGTTAAAAAATTATAAAGGTAAATGCGAGAACCTTCATGGGCATAATTATCGTGTGCAAGTATATCTCCGCGGGAGTATGCTCGATAAGGCAGGGTTGGGGGTTGATTTCCAGGACTTAAAAACAAAATTGAATACAGTATTAAATACGCTTGATCACAGGTATCTCAATAACACTCCGGGGTTTAGGAAAAAAAATCCTTCAGCAGAAAATATTGCGGAGCATATTTTTCAGAAGTTAAAGAATAAAGTTATGTATAACGGGTATAAGTTACACAGGATTGCCGTATGGGAAGGCGAGAAAACTGCGGTAACATATTTTGGGGAGCAGGAGTAAGCGTATGCCTGCAGTCGTACTGTTATCCGGAGGGTTGGATTCCGCAACAACGTTGTACTACGCGCTTAATCGCGGGTATCGATGTCACTGTTTGATATTTAACTACGCGCAACGGCATAACCGCGAAATCCGTAGTGCCGTACGGATCGCTGCTTCCACGAAATGTAAATACACTGTTATTAACCTCAAATTTCCGTGGAGTAAAAGCGTATTAACTGATAAAACAAGCGGGATTCCTCACCGTGAACTTAAAGATATATATGAATCATCGGTTGTACCCCCTACATACGTCCCTGCGAGGAATACCGTGTTTTTGTCTTATGCTGCGGGGTTAGCGGAATCTATTGGTGCGGATACTGTTTTTATTGGCGCGAATGCTGTGGATTATTCCGGATATCCTGACTGCCGGCCGGAATATATACGCTCTATGCAGAAAGCATTGAGGTTGGGGACAACTAACCCCAGGATCGTTATTGCTGTACCGTTAATCACAAAAAGTAAGGTTCAGATTGTTAAACTCGCACTAAAACTTAATGTACCGTTGAAACATACGTGGAGTTGTTATACCGGCGGGCGTCATCCCTGCGGGAAGTGTGATTCATGTAAGTTACGGGAGAAAGGTTTTTCCGCTGCCGGGGTGGTAGATCCGGTAAAGTAAATTATTTTATCTGGAGGGAATAGATATGTCATCAAGTATGTATGAGTTACGTGTGTACTACGAAGATACCGATTGCGGGCAAGTGGTGTATTACTCAAACTACTTGCGATTTTTTGAACGTTCCCGCACGGAGTTTATGCGTGAACGCGGGGTGGATATCAAAGATATGATGGCGCGGGATGTACATTTTGTGGTTACCCGTATAGAAGTTGATTTTAAAGCGCCGGCAATGTACGGTGATGTTTTGCAGATAGAAACTTCTATAACTGAAGGGACAAAAGTAAGGTTTGAGTTTAGTTATATTATTCGTGAAAAAATATCGCAGCGCGTGTTGGTAACCGGGAAGACAGTGATTGCGTGTATTACCGACAATAGTAAGCCTCAGAGGATACCACAGGACGTCTATGCCAAATTATTCAAGGAGTAGTAAATCAATTCCCTGTGGTAAGGTTGCTGAAACGTTTTTCAGTATCCAGGGTGAAGGTATATTTTTGGGTACGCCACAGGTGTTTATCCGGATGTACGGGTGTAATATCCGATGCAGTTATTGCGATACTATGTATGCAACCACTGGCGGGAAGTATAGGGTGATGAGTGTCGCTGCAGTTGTGCATGAAGCTATAAAACTTGATATTAACCGATGCGGATGGGTAACCTTTACCGGCGGTGAGCCGTTACTCCAGAAGGTGTACACTCGCGCTGCTGCGGAAATGTTGAGAAACAAAGGGTATCGTGTAATGCTTGAAACTAATGGTACGTTGTATAATGAGTTAAAAAGTAGTATCAGTGTGTATGACCATGTTTCAATGGATATAAAATTACCGTCGCAATGCGGGTTGTCGTTATGGGAACAACACAATAAGTTTTTGAGTATCGCAAAGAAAAAGGCGGGGGTAAAGGTTGTGGTTGATCCCTCAACACCGGTTGGGGAGTTTATTACTGCACTAAAACTTGTAGGGAAGTATAAACCTGCTTTTGGTATAGTCTTGCAATTGCGTAGTGACAGGAAAACAGGTTTACCGGTGTGTGATGTATTGAACCCAGGAATTATGAACTTGTTTTCATTGACACAAAAGTATTGTAAAGGCGTTGAAGTACGTGTGCTAACACAGAATCATAAGGTATGGAAGATAAAATAGACGATAGGAAACTCACAAAAAATTTGTTTATCACTGGCACGCCGGGGGTTGGGAAGACGATGTTACTCCGTGAAGTGTGTTTACCCTATATGCCTAGGTTAGGCGGGTTTTATACTGAAACCGTGATGGACGGTAATACACGTGAAGGGTTTATCCTAAAAACTCTTTGCGGGAAATATAATGGTATCCTCGCAAAAAAGGGGATGAAGGCAAAGCATAAACTTAATAAGTACGGGATTGACCTTACTGTACTGGATAATATCGGCGTAATTGCGGTAGATAATGCGGTTGCCACGCGTGATCTTGTTGTGATCGACGAAATTGGTACGATAGA
Protein-coding sequences here:
- a CDS encoding 7-carboxy-7-deazaguanine synthase QueE, with protein sequence MPNYSRSSKSIPCGKVAETFFSIQGEGIFLGTPQVFIRMYGCNIRCSYCDTMYATTGGKYRVMSVAAVVHEAIKLDINRCGWVTFTGGEPLLQKVYTRAAAEMLRNKGYRVMLETNGTLYNELKSSISVYDHVSMDIKLPSQCGLSLWEQHNKFLSIAKKKAGVKVVVDPSTPVGEFITALKLVGKYKPAFGIVLQLRSDRKTGLPVCDVLNPGIMNLFSLTQKYCKGVEVRVLTQNHKVWKIK
- a CDS encoding nucleoside-triphosphatase, with the translated sequence MEDKIDDRKLTKNLFITGTPGVGKTMLLREVCLPYMPRLGGFYTETVMDGNTREGFILKTLCGKYNGILAKKGMKAKHKLNKYGIDLTVLDNIGVIAVDNAVATRDLVVIDEIGTIEILSPRFCECVARALASKKKVLATIRMNAQPFSDEIKRMYDSEVVEVTRQNYLEVKKYVKEWLGKVLT
- the queD gene encoding 6-carboxytetrahydropterin synthase QueD — protein: MYEIYVESTFSSAHKLKNYKGKCENLHGHNYRVQVYLRGSMLDKAGLGVDFQDLKTKLNTVLNTLDHRYLNNTPGFRKKNPSAENIAEHIFQKLKNKVMYNGYKLHRIAVWEGEKTAVTYFGEQE
- a CDS encoding YbgC/FadM family acyl-CoA thioesterase; amino-acid sequence: MSSSMYELRVYYEDTDCGQVVYYSNYLRFFERSRTEFMRERGVDIKDMMARDVHFVVTRIEVDFKAPAMYGDVLQIETSITEGTKVRFEFSYIIREKISQRVLVTGKTVIACITDNSKPQRIPQDVYAKLFKE
- the queC gene encoding 7-cyano-7-deazaguanine synthase QueC → MPAVVLLSGGLDSATTLYYALNRGYRCHCLIFNYAQRHNREIRSAVRIAASTKCKYTVINLKFPWSKSVLTDKTSGIPHRELKDIYESSVVPPTYVPARNTVFLSYAAGLAESIGADTVFIGANAVDYSGYPDCRPEYIRSMQKALRLGTTNPRIVIAVPLITKSKVQIVKLALKLNVPLKHTWSCYTGGRHPCGKCDSCKLREKGFSAAGVVDPVK
- a CDS encoding N-acetylmuramoyl-L-alanine amidase; protein product: MLTTLYPVVCAGKEKTPQASIVHVLLATGDTVTLRNITKDGKKYVSIENVASIYKSKVHWYPVSGKVILTINKAKLEFIAGRSDLRIGDNRVKLTSKILFYKSNIWVPLELLDNKYWKQLTNSSIIGKDTGKTLVPEEKFDIYDPRIYSTSDRTKCVFELGKELEYQVIVSTIPGVYSFHAKKAKAEGGTHKVVTSDNIIKSLRVLQQKDGAVYQIGFQSATVTELQTVNDDTGRKLLLEFIRIPAGPVQVVIPSQTQDIINNTMAQAQQGLGKESAAVAQPKEPVIQASIALPQKRVVRKIMIDPGHGGKDCGAIGPKGVFEKDLVLDYSKELAKILKDEYKYEVILTRTTDEFIPLSVRTEMANTEKADIFISVHCNASYSRMDNGFEVYFLSENASDAAAEAVAKLENAVVQLEDPGSLKKFEVDKILCSLETNVYMNQSSELSGIMKREVDNLSWLVRNNGVKQASFFVLRGTRMPAVLLEAAYLSNPAEERKLTERRMKTNMVDAWARAVVTYEKRMSENGNLKK
- the murI gene encoding glutamate racemase; this translates as MVTSKSDSRLSSESFAYQPVGVFDSGVGGLTVVKELIRQVPRENVIYVGDTAHVPYGTKSAVKVTELSLAITRFLVKQHIKLLVVACNTASALALEALQKKYPLLKIVGVITPGAGEAVRHTHNLRVGVIGTAGTINSGAYKKHINRLNKAIKVYSYPCPLFVPLAEEGWGNTEVAYLTAEEYLKPVKSKDVDVLVLGCTHYPLLKPTLAKVMGAKVKLVDSASATAAAVKTILTVKGLLAPGKHKGWQRFYVTDDPGKFNLLGSRFLKRIIRSTKLVDIGQ